A window from Flavobacterium gyeonganense encodes these proteins:
- a CDS encoding RagB/SusD family nutrient uptake outer membrane protein produces MKKYIKNSISTFLPLVAAALLVSCSEDFLEPDPLSFYEPETTFSTESGLQAVLASADKGLRNNYIHYKSAGNSVPIGTEYVFSDMAKYGKTDNSSTISDFANTIVPTGSFKTDTNDDFYLGFYWSEAYTGIKHANTILTYIDKVTSLSQEVKNKYIGQAYFHRAYRYLNLVYQFGDVPLITKILEVPKQTYYSTKKEAIIEMITADMEKAVEWVPEQSKLPYLGVVNKGACRQLLIKCYLASGRFAEAEAQANILINQSGYSLMQSNFGTFDPGGNSQTWAITRNVIWDLHRPENKIIATNKEAIMVMPNGGVQSFLSFASMRIFGPNWNSGTLTTPDGKQAAGRFASNNSNYQAKYDYARALGRGISTISASYYSQHPMWVVNGIEDKQDLRHNNTVGNWVNMEDLKYSDKTSAYYQQNFRMKHNGVLLSKDTLREWFDFPLYKIYLHDVVNETNPNATDFQGASTGSKAHWYLYRLAETYLLRAEARFYQGNVGGAAQDVNVIRARAGASQMYTQVTIGDICAERGRELYLEEWRNVELKRISHCLALSGKPDEWGQTYNIANWDKQSGTDASGGSYWYQRIVHYTLYNKYPSGIVVPNGTKFYTMDKRNNYWPIPNNAITANTNGKLSQNFGYDGYDPNVKVWDKWQDAVADESQL; encoded by the coding sequence ATGAAAAAATATATAAAAAATAGCATCTCAACATTTTTGCCTTTAGTAGCCGCTGCTCTTTTGGTTTCATGTTCAGAGGACTTTCTGGAGCCAGACCCACTATCGTTTTACGAACCGGAAACTACGTTTAGTACAGAATCCGGCTTGCAGGCAGTTTTGGCAAGTGCCGATAAGGGGTTGCGTAATAATTATATTCATTATAAAAGTGCCGGAAATAGTGTGCCTATTGGTACAGAATATGTTTTCTCTGATATGGCAAAGTATGGAAAGACAGATAATAGCAGTACAATTTCTGATTTTGCAAATACTATAGTGCCTACCGGAAGTTTTAAAACAGATACAAATGATGATTTTTACCTCGGATTTTATTGGAGTGAGGCTTATACTGGTATTAAACATGCCAATACTATATTGACCTACATTGATAAGGTAACAAGTTTATCTCAGGAAGTTAAAAATAAATATATCGGTCAGGCCTATTTTCACAGAGCATACCGCTATTTAAATCTGGTATATCAGTTTGGAGATGTCCCGTTGATTACTAAAATTCTGGAGGTTCCAAAACAGACTTACTATTCTACTAAAAAAGAAGCTATCATCGAAATGATTACAGCCGATATGGAAAAAGCTGTAGAGTGGGTTCCGGAGCAGTCAAAACTTCCTTATTTAGGTGTAGTGAATAAAGGCGCATGCCGTCAGCTGCTCATCAAATGTTATCTGGCATCCGGAAGGTTTGCAGAAGCCGAAGCTCAGGCCAATATTCTGATTAATCAGTCTGGTTATTCTTTGATGCAAAGTAATTTTGGAACGTTTGATCCGGGAGGGAATTCACAAACCTGGGCCATTACAAGAAATGTTATATGGGATTTACACCGACCTGAAAATAAGATAATTGCTACCAATAAAGAAGCCATCATGGTCATGCCAAACGGAGGAGTACAGTCATTTTTGTCATTTGCTTCTATGAGAATTTTTGGTCCAAACTGGAATTCAGGTACGCTAACCACACCAGATGGTAAACAAGCAGCTGGACGTTTTGCTTCAAATAATTCTAATTATCAGGCAAAATATGATTATGCAAGAGCATTAGGACGTGGTATCTCTACGATTAGTGCTTCCTATTATTCGCAACATCCTATGTGGGTCGTAAACGGTATTGAAGATAAGCAGGATCTTAGACACAATAATACTGTTGGTAACTGGGTCAATATGGAGGATCTTAAATACAGTGACAAGACTTCTGCCTACTACCAGCAAAATTTCAGAATGAAACATAATGGAGTTTTATTATCAAAAGATACTCTTCGTGAATGGTTTGATTTTCCGTTGTATAAAATCTATCTGCATGATGTTGTTAATGAAACGAATCCAAATGCAACCGATTTTCAGGGCGCCAGTACGGGAAGTAAGGCACATTGGTACTTATATCGATTGGCAGAAACGTATTTATTAAGAGCAGAAGCACGTTTTTATCAAGGCAATGTTGGTGGAGCAGCTCAGGATGTAAATGTTATAAGGGCAAGGGCAGGAGCTTCTCAGATGTACACACAGGTTACAATTGGAGATATCTGTGCAGAAAGAGGAAGGGAACTTTATCTGGAAGAGTGGAGAAATGTAGAACTAAAACGTATTTCGCATTGTCTCGCTTTAAGTGGAAAACCTGACGAATGGGGTCAGACATACAATATAGCCAACTGGGATAAACAGTCAGGGACTGATGCATCCGGAGGCAGCTACTGGTATCAGCGTATTGTACATTATACGCTTTATAACAAATATCCAAGCGGAATTGTGGTACCAAATGGCACTAAATTTTATACCATGGATAAGCGTAATAATTACTGGCCAATTCCAAACAATGCTATAACGGCAAATACTAACGGCAAATTAAGTCAGAACTTCGGTTATGACGGTTACGATCCTAACGTAAAAGTCTGGGATAAATGGCAGGATGCTGTCGCAGATGAAAGCCAGCTTTAG
- a CDS encoding glycosyl hydrolase, whose protein sequence is MKKLYTFIVFGVSVFLFRIQAQAPGLPVKVNLATTLSGLKTFSNGTAPDVLSFPLSNQTEFTLEVKAKVNSAQGRGLDVEVKNTTGLGFRTSLDKTSFNYNTILSSIENLSNSADNAQEQTYRYAVKDGFVNIYQEGHYLTSKVLDFVNDNSAVPTVYGSDNLLGRWAGVAGNNSAKPNDYGWANTSASLPWNTANSTSGVRYLDVTSGHTFESDNTAYNGRIMYIRWDNSAYSTSTYSYPVKLEKDLKYEFSWIYEYVSNSAPGTPINVAISATANGTGVIASKSFVTGNATKLRKGDFSFIATADGTFYITITAGSGLMAIGDLKLKSSNLINNWDGFASDNAGTPATYGWTNSLGSTVFNTANAVSGVRYMDVTSGHALESDNTNYAGRLLYIRWDGAQENSVYSFPVQLEAAKDYQFSWLYEYISNLAPGSQMSVSVSTSANGGGTVISSKSFTTGAVNKLRKGDLSFQSQNAGTYYINITGDKALFGIADLKIQTLQMANIVIGKNYAAGAVDMVVSSVTFENTAYAPEKVISPSAVTSEITSSLNVGAYAKSSVVLNGSASLYLKNAYNPLINTTVNLNSASARLYFENKKPSEVISSYLQYISLNGVPAGNDTNVQVTNYGSGAVVAPYSVNEMPLEVFTAENFGGTSQLYAAVIPHDNLSSFDNAIKSFKLKKGYMATFASNADGSGYSRVYIAENQDLEIALLPVNLNGTISFIRTMKWHEVNKKGLAGGSTEAMDATNITWYYNWNTGMSSTPNIEYVPIRQTNYWPSFTPAYTKEGYTHLLGFNEPDRPDQANMTVEAAIASWPALMKSGLRLGSPATSDPFNPWMGNFMTQAEANNYRIDYVAIHCYWYKTAAQWKSDLQNIYDRYKRPLWITEWNIGANWTGNNFPDGPTLLTDANAIKHKNDLAAILNVLETTDYVERYSIYNWVQDARAMYVTIDDAFKTRNPNWQNYVWLQTAPVISSTATSYVVLTPAGQYYASNASAKAFSSNREYISTWKTKVETLSYQLSSDYQNITINWTGTNNDLVSKYILERKLTGENDFSVFYESTDYKVIKQTDQVHSRAEYRIKVVGKDNVESAYSPILVFEQAPIPATPSNIEGKALSKSIINLKWLAVAGAESYTIKRSETLNGTYADVAVYLKETTFDDINLQENKDYFYKIASVNNGGESPYSTPLNVKTMAFAIPLAVNNASLAYGDAKVNLTWDFMYDVDFYVKRAVSPSGPFTTIGTVTTNAYSDVSVSNGTPYYYKIAAFNTLGEGPESNLLTATPAQGQKITGNIIGHSGSYQSNGATIEKAFDEDLTTYVDGPTAAGYLGYDFGANTKATLTDIRYVPRNGFGNRMTGSEIRGSNSEDYLNSYEVLHIITGTPANDIFTQDSGLATQKYRYIYWYTSTGNGNIAELEFYGSINTTLAIGKLQTEFSGNIKAFPNPTSGQFDIDFPISVTSQHIAIYTVDGKLISQSDYVVENGKIHLNLEHNSAGVYFIKLNSYPDKTIRIVKK, encoded by the coding sequence ATGAAAAAATTATACACTTTTATAGTATTCGGGGTTTCGGTCTTTCTGTTCCGGATACAGGCTCAGGCACCAGGTCTTCCTGTTAAAGTAAATTTGGCTACGACACTCAGCGGTTTAAAAACATTTAGTAATGGTACTGCTCCGGATGTACTCTCTTTCCCGTTATCGAATCAGACAGAGTTTACGCTGGAAGTAAAGGCTAAAGTAAATTCAGCTCAGGGCAGAGGACTTGATGTCGAAGTTAAAAACACAACAGGTCTTGGTTTCAGGACTTCTTTAGACAAAACTTCGTTTAATTATAATACCATTTTATCATCAATAGAAAATTTAAGTAATTCCGCCGATAATGCTCAGGAACAAACTTATAGATATGCGGTCAAAGATGGTTTTGTCAATATTTATCAGGAGGGACATTACCTGACTTCTAAAGTACTTGATTTTGTAAATGACAACTCCGCAGTTCCAACTGTATATGGTTCTGATAACCTTTTGGGAAGATGGGCCGGAGTTGCAGGCAATAATTCGGCAAAACCAAATGATTACGGCTGGGCGAATACCTCAGCAAGTCTTCCGTGGAATACGGCTAATTCAACCAGCGGTGTACGATATCTGGATGTGACTTCCGGGCATACATTCGAGTCTGATAATACGGCTTACAATGGTAGGATTATGTATATCCGCTGGGATAATAGTGCGTATTCTACTTCAACCTATAGTTATCCTGTAAAACTGGAAAAAGACCTGAAATACGAATTTTCGTGGATTTATGAATATGTATCTAATTCGGCTCCCGGAACTCCAATTAATGTAGCCATTTCAGCAACGGCAAATGGAACCGGAGTTATAGCTTCTAAAAGCTTTGTAACGGGAAATGCTACTAAATTACGAAAAGGCGATTTTTCTTTTATTGCAACAGCTGATGGTACATTTTACATCACGATTACAGCCGGATCAGGACTTATGGCAATTGGGGATTTAAAATTAAAATCTTCGAATTTAATCAATAACTGGGATGGTTTTGCTAGTGATAATGCTGGAACGCCTGCTACTTATGGCTGGACGAATTCATTAGGTTCGACTGTTTTCAATACCGCAAATGCTGTCAGTGGCGTACGTTATATGGATGTAACTTCGGGTCATGCTTTAGAGTCGGATAATACTAATTACGCAGGAAGGTTATTGTATATCCGTTGGGATGGCGCTCAGGAAAATTCAGTTTATTCTTTTCCGGTACAGCTAGAAGCTGCTAAGGATTATCAGTTTTCATGGCTGTATGAATACATTTCAAATTTAGCTCCCGGTTCTCAAATGAGTGTATCTGTTTCTACATCAGCGAATGGTGGCGGGACGGTTATTTCATCAAAAAGCTTTACAACAGGTGCTGTTAATAAACTAAGAAAAGGAGATCTATCTTTTCAGTCACAAAACGCCGGAACGTATTATATCAATATTACTGGTGATAAGGCACTTTTTGGTATAGCCGATTTAAAAATTCAGACCCTGCAAATGGCTAATATCGTAATTGGAAAAAATTATGCTGCAGGTGCCGTTGATATGGTTGTGAGTTCGGTAACTTTTGAAAATACAGCCTATGCTCCTGAAAAAGTGATCAGTCCTTCTGCTGTAACTTCCGAAATTACGAGTAGCCTTAATGTTGGTGCTTATGCAAAATCGAGTGTAGTTTTAAACGGATCGGCTTCTTTATATTTAAAAAATGCCTATAACCCTTTAATTAATACCACTGTCAATTTAAATTCGGCAAGCGCCCGCTTGTATTTTGAAAATAAAAAACCGAGCGAGGTTATTAGTTCTTATTTGCAGTATATTTCTTTAAATGGTGTTCCTGCGGGTAACGATACGAATGTTCAGGTGACCAATTATGGAAGCGGAGCCGTGGTAGCCCCTTATTCGGTAAACGAAATGCCTTTGGAAGTTTTTACAGCAGAGAATTTTGGAGGAACTTCCCAGCTATATGCAGCCGTTATACCTCATGATAATTTAAGTTCATTTGATAATGCTATTAAATCATTCAAATTGAAAAAAGGCTATATGGCCACTTTTGCTTCAAATGCTGATGGAAGCGGATACAGCAGGGTTTATATTGCAGAAAATCAGGATCTGGAAATAGCGCTTTTGCCTGTGAATTTAAACGGAACGATTTCGTTTATCAGAACAATGAAGTGGCATGAAGTCAACAAAAAAGGACTGGCAGGCGGAAGTACAGAGGCGATGGATGCAACGAATATTACCTGGTACTACAACTGGAATACCGGAATGAGTTCTACACCCAATATTGAATATGTACCCATAAGACAAACCAATTACTGGCCGTCATTTACTCCTGCATACACAAAAGAAGGTTATACGCATCTTTTAGGGTTTAATGAGCCGGATCGTCCTGATCAGGCGAATATGACAGTTGAAGCAGCGATAGCTTCCTGGCCGGCGTTAATGAAATCAGGTTTAAGATTAGGCTCTCCTGCTACATCTGACCCTTTTAATCCGTGGATGGGGAATTTTATGACACAGGCTGAAGCTAATAATTACCGAATTGACTATGTAGCAATTCACTGTTACTGGTACAAAACTGCTGCTCAGTGGAAAAGTGATCTGCAAAATATCTATGACCGATACAAAAGACCGCTTTGGATTACGGAATGGAACATAGGTGCAAACTGGACAGGCAATAATTTTCCTGACGGACCAACTTTATTAACGGATGCAAATGCAATCAAACATAAAAATGACCTTGCAGCAATATTAAACGTATTAGAAACTACTGATTATGTAGAGCGTTACTCTATTTACAATTGGGTACAGGATGCAAGGGCAATGTATGTTACGATAGATGATGCTTTTAAAACAAGAAACCCAAACTGGCAAAATTATGTATGGCTTCAAACAGCACCAGTAATTTCAAGTACTGCTACAAGTTATGTAGTTTTAACTCCTGCTGGTCAGTATTATGCGAGTAATGCTTCTGCAAAAGCCTTTAGTTCGAATAGAGAGTATATTTCAACATGGAAAACAAAAGTTGAAACACTGAGTTATCAGCTGTCTTCAGATTATCAAAATATTACCATAAACTGGACAGGTACCAATAATGATTTGGTAAGCAAATATATTCTGGAAAGAAAATTAACAGGCGAAAATGATTTTTCGGTTTTCTATGAATCAACTGATTATAAAGTTATCAAACAGACAGATCAGGTTCATTCAAGAGCAGAATACCGAATCAAAGTTGTGGGTAAAGACAATGTAGAATCGGCATATTCCCCTATTTTGGTGTTCGAACAGGCCCCAATTCCTGCTACACCATCAAATATTGAAGGGAAAGCATTATCGAAATCGATAATCAATTTAAAATGGTTAGCGGTTGCAGGAGCAGAATCCTATACGATTAAAAGATCGGAAACCCTGAACGGCACGTACGCAGATGTAGCTGTATATCTAAAAGAAACGACTTTCGATGATATCAATTTACAGGAAAATAAAGATTATTTTTATAAAATAGCATCGGTAAATAATGGAGGTGAAAGCCCATATTCTACACCTTTAAATGTTAAAACAATGGCATTTGCCATTCCGTTAGCTGTTAATAATGCAAGTTTAGCCTATGGAGATGCAAAAGTAAATCTTACCTGGGATTTTATGTATGATGTTGATTTTTATGTAAAAAGAGCTGTTTCGCCATCAGGACCTTTTACAACTATTGGAACTGTTACGACGAATGCCTACAGTGATGTATCAGTTTCAAACGGAACGCCTTACTATTATAAAATTGCTGCTTTTAATACTTTAGGCGAAGGCCCTGAATCAAATCTTCTTACCGCAACCCCGGCTCAGGGACAAAAGATTACGGGAAATATAATTGGACATTCAGGATCGTATCAAAGTAATGGTGCTACAATTGAAAAGGCTTTTGATGAAGATCTGACAACTTATGTTGACGGTCCAACTGCTGCAGGCTATTTAGGTTACGATTTTGGAGCAAACACTAAAGCTACTCTGACGGATATCAGGTATGTTCCCCGAAATGGTTTTGGAAATCGTATGACCGGAAGTGAAATTCGCGGCTCAAACAGTGAAGATTACCTTAACTCTTATGAAGTTTTACATATAATAACTGGCACACCGGCTAATGATATTTTTACTCAGGATTCAGGTTTAGCAACGCAAAAATACAGATACATTTATTGGTATACATCAACGGGTAACGGAAACATTGCTGAACTTGAGTTTTACGGAAGCATCAATACAACTTTAGCTATAGGCAAACTTCAGACAGAATTTTCAGGGAATATAAAAGCATTTCCAAATCCAACATCCGGACAGTTTGATATTGATTTTCCTATTAGTGTAACATCTCAGCATATTGCAATTTATACCGTTGATGGTAAATTGATTTCGCAATCGGATTACGTTGTTGAAAATGGTAAAATTCATCTGAATCTGGAACATAACAGTGCAGGAGTATATTTTATAAAGCTTAATTCTTACCCTGACAAAACAATACGAATTGTCAAAAAATAA